The following proteins come from a genomic window of Aspergillus oryzae RIB40 DNA, chromosome 4:
- a CDS encoding uncharacterized protein (predicted protein), with the protein MLTAREIGITVIEAVVCPTAFWRFTGAAFRQSHEQSDEESGDEAKNGLRDALFTRPAARVSWLSSFVLLFYVGVEVTVGGWIVTIMMEVRHAAPFPSGMTATGFWLGITAGRVVLGVCVDCMVGSQFLCLCGGGVYPGFLPRSTISLRGRCHNQASAQASSCGSGWLRGCIWRCWCSSPPICGRRNCTGYRS; encoded by the exons ATGCTGACTGCTCGGGAGATCGGTATAACTGTCATCGAGGCAGTGGTATGCCCTACTGCTTTCTGGCGATTCACAGGTGCCGCCTTCCGACAATCGCACGAGCAATCTGACGAGGAATCGGGCGACGAGGCCAAGAATGGACTTCGAGATGCTCTTTTCACCCGCCCCGCTGCGCGCGTATCTTGGCTCTCTTCCTTTGTCCTACTGTTTTATGTGGGAGTGGAAGTCACGGTCGGCGGCTGGATAGTTACCATTATGATGGAAGTTCGACATGCGGCGCCATTCCCCAGCGGCATGACAGCGACTGGATTTTGGCTAGGGATAACTGCAGGACGGGTAGTCCTGGG TGTGTGCGTTGATTGTATGGTTGGTTCCCAATTTCTATGTCTCTGCGGTGGTGGTGTCTATCCAGGgtttcttcctcggtccaCTATTTCCCTGCGTGGTCGCTGTCATAACCAAGCTTCTGCCCAAGCATCTTCATGTGGCAGCGGTTGGCTTCGTGGCTGCATTTGGAGGTGCTGGTGCAGCAGTCCTCCCATTTGTGGCCGGAGGAATTGCACAGGGTACAGGAGTTAA
- a CDS encoding uncharacterized protein (predicted protein), whose amino-acid sequence MGFPSDSLLLVLSLVLNCSWASITPGVAEVDLIFPRNESFPPSSLTPIIFAIQNPSLLSSVYPQIRYSIEEVNVNSSERVSISGSLDLAKLNYTRSDPYFLYWSTSKFDIEGTFKINWALDIYNCSHEPDSTDLTLGYLGARGRRSFFSTKNGTSQPDFAAATEDGTCEASLAQAIHVQDFLNVPSGQVWGSPTRTQNWYAPKQPTWRGSSCAVTADWVPTPSPCNVKIGSSAATSISAALTSTACANPLRTGLNCPTPSPQNAASVAQLPVGRLWTLAIALRNLP is encoded by the exons ATGGGCTTCCCTTCTGACTCGCTGCTTCTGGTCCTCTCTCTAGTGCTTAATTGCAGTTGGGCCTCCATTACTCCAGGGGTTGCGGAGGTAGACTTGATCTTTCCGCGCAATGAGAGCTTCCCCCCATCGTCATTGACCCCAATCATATTCGCCATCCAAAATCCCAGCCTCCTGTCAAGCGTCTATCCGCAAATTCGATATTCTATTGAGGAAGTCAATGTCAACAGCAGTGAAAGGGTCTCTATCTCAGGGTCTCTCGATTTAGCTAAGCTTAATTATACCAGAAGTGATCCATACTTCCTCTATTGGAGCACCAGcaagtttgatattgaggGGACATTCAAGATAAACTGGGCTCTCGATATCTATAACTGCTCTCACGAACCGGATAGTACCGATTTAACGCTTGGATATCTTGGTGCACGCGGCCGCcggtctttcttctctactAAGAATGGCACCTCGCAGCCGGACTTTGCCGCCGCGACCGAGGATGGTACCTGTGAAGCATCTCTGGCTCAGGCCATACATGTCCAAGACTTTTTGAACGTTCCATCAGGGCAGGTCTGGGGCAGCCCAACACGGACACAAAACTGGTACGCACCAAAACAGCCCACATGGCGTGGTTCTTCTTGCGCAGTCACTGCGGATTGGGTGCCGACTCCTAGTCCTTGTAACGTCAAGATTGGGTCCTCAGCTGCTACAAGTATTTCGGCAGCCTTGACATCTACTGCCTGTGCCAACCCGCTCCGTACAGGGCTGAATTGCCCAACCCCGTCGCCTCAAAATGCAGCCTCTGTGGCGCAATTACCGGTGGGGAGACTATGGACTTTGGCGATTG CCCTTAGGAACCTTCCGTAA
- a CDS encoding uncharacterized protein (predicted protein), protein MCRQAISFGDAAARLRPIYTEAQRFNTIMRRLYHSQVPDTWSQSQIFYTQDESGSRENNEGAVELSQAQAISNIARKVSDLLIQQSNLCTAACHTALVLLNGFTQPEIEMLMSVCGDKNRPRWNIVSWSKDDPCKYSPQTGEHTDDICAVLKRSWKYKTRLRISVRKDGTWTYGSTSTEDRMESNAIAPTLRLRELLHGGGDGSGGAIATRLLKRINSISLSQ, encoded by the coding sequence ATGTGCCGTCAAGCGATCTCATTTGGAGACGCAGCAGCTCGTCTGCGCCCGATCTACACCGAAGCACAAAGATTCAATACCATCATGAGGCGCTTGTATCACTCCCAAGTACCTGATACTTGGTCTCAGTCTCAGATTTTCTACACCCAGGATGAGTCAGGGTCACGCGAGAATAACGAAGGTGCGGTGGAACTTTCCCAGGCTCAGGCTATCTCCAACATTGCAAGAAAGGTATCCGACCTCTTGATCCAGCAGTCGAATCTGTGCACGGCTGCTTGTCATACGGCTCTGGTTCTTCTGAATGGGTTTACGCAGCCAGAGATTGAGATGCTCATGTCTGTGTGCGGTGACAAGAACCGACCCCGGTGGAACATTGTTTCATGGAGCAAAGACGACCCATGCAAGTACAGCCCACAAACTGGAGAACATACGGACGATATCTGTGCCGTCTTGAAGCGCTCTTGGAAGTACAAAACAAGACTTCGAATATCCGTCCGCAAAGACGGGACATGGACATACGGGTCCACATCGACTGAGGACCGCATGGAGTCCAATGCCATAGCTCCTACCTTGCGGTTGAGGGAGCTTCTTCATGGTGGCGGAGACGGTTCGGGTGGTGCAATTGCGACACGGTTGCTGAAAAGGATAAACTCAATCTCGCTATCGCAGTAG
- a CDS encoding uncharacterized protein (TPR repeat), translating to MTSCSETTLAESTLRGQPPWTDLLAIIGQQLLTQVKTLGPVDKDTIVTRANLATLLWFNGKYREAHSLQRDELELCMMEFGQEHPSTLTSINNLASTLWSIGEWSEAVTQFKLAVQLRTALLGPEHPSTLTSMSNLAATYQSLGRWPIANEIYLKLSDLDVRVLGPHHPSILIRMSNWAVLLWETRRFREAEELETRVLEARRTTLGREHPDTLVSVNNLALTFQSLGRWRDAETLGTEATISAQNLLGSEHPFTLTSMGNLAATFRNQSRLDEAASLEVQIMEVQKKVLGNDHPDTIATRWNLAHTLRKQQQTKEALELLESCLESQARLLGEEHPHTMAMSRTLNKWKVKRGSESGKEFKHHRPIAVARKVAKKRKLYDSGTED from the coding sequence ATGACTAGCTGTTCTGAGACTACGCTTGCCGAATCCACATTGAGGGGTCAACCACCATGGACCGATTTACTTGCGATAATAGGTCAGCAGCTACTGACGCAAGTCAAGACACTAGGGCCGGTGGACAAAGACACCATCGTCACTAGGGCTAATCTTGCGACACTTCTTTGGTTCAACGGGAAATATAGAGAAGCCCATAGCTTGCAACGAGACGAATTGGAGCTTTGCATGATGGAGTTTGGACAAGAGCATCCTTCTACGTTGACAAGTATCAATAACTTAGCATCCACACTATGGAGTATCGGAGAGTGGAGTGAGGCAGTCACCCAATTTAAACTAGCTGTGCAGTTGCGCACAGCTCTGCTGGGACCTGAGCATCCCTCTACCCTAACAAGCATGAGCAATTTGGCGGCGACATATCAGAGTTTGGGACGGTGGCCGATAGCGAACGAAATCTACCTTAAGTTGTCCGACCTTGATGTGAGAGTCCTCGGCCCACATCATCCCTCCATTCTGATCCGTATGTCCAACTGGGCGGTGCTCCTCTGGGAGACGAGAAGGTTCAGAGAGGCGGAAGAGCTTGAGACCAGGGTCTTGGAAGCCCGCCGGACTACTTTAGGCCGAGAGCATCCTGATACACTGGTAAGCGTCAATAACTTGGCGTTGACTTTTCAGAGTCTAGGGAGGTGGCGAGACGCAGAGACCCTGGGTACAGAAGCAACGATTTCAGCGCAGAATCTTCTAGGCTCTGAACATCCGTTTACGCTGACTAGTATGGGAAATCTCGCTGCCACATTCCGGAACCAGAGCCGGCTAGATGAAGCTGCGTCTTTGGAGGTACAGATAATGGAGGTACAGAAGAAAGTTCTCGGAAATGACCATCCAGATACGATTGCCACCAGATGGAATCTGGCTCATACCTTGCGGAAGCAACAGCAAACTAAGGAGGCCTTAGAGCTGCTAGAAAGCTGCTTGGAATCCCAGGCTCGACTTCTAGGTGAAGAACATCCTCACACCATGGCCATGAGCAGGACCCTTAATAAGTGGAAGGTGAAAAGGGGTTCAGAGTCGGGAAAGGAATTCAAACATCACCGGCCAATTGCCGTTGCTAGGAAGGtagccaagaaaaggaagTTATATGATTCAGGTACTGAAGACTAA
- a CDS encoding ankyrin repeat domain-containing protein (predicted protein), with amino-acid sequence MEAFNTAGEVHYVLANTCTSYITVVAHQFNECDFEEGYDKIAYLEYSSRYWIAHFRQTCVREESPLLTHAQRICDPNSDVYQMWSWIYANLGRNLPHDATTLLIASCLGLADIVNVLARETVEFNSQDSGYGRTTISWAAENGYEAVVKLLLATGKVDIDSKDSNSRIPLFWAAKNGHRTVVELLIGTEKVDIDSRDSWGLALLYLAANNGDEAVVELLLATGKVDIDARDSDGQTPLSCAARNGHEAVVKLLQEFHQLAL; translated from the coding sequence ATGGAAGCATTCAATACTGCCGGAGAAGTCCATTATGTTCTTGCAAATACATGCACTTCATATATAACCGTGGTTGCACACCAATTTAATGAGTGTGACTTTGAAGAGGGTTACGATAAAATAGCCTATTTGGAGTATTCATCACGTTACTGGATTGCGCACTTCCGCCAAACTTGTGTGCGGGAAGAGAGCCCGCTATTGACCCACGCACAGAGGATTTGTGACCCGAACTCTGATGTATATCAAATGTGGTCTTGGATCTATGCGAACTTGGGACGCAATCTTCCTCATGACGCCACAACACTTTTGATAGCGTCGTGTCTGGGTCTTGCGGACATAGTCAACGTTCTTGCTAGAGAAACGGTGGAATTCAACTCCCAGGATTCAGGTTATGGCCGGACAACAATATCCTGGGCTGCAGAGAATGGCTATGAGGCAGTGGTGAAGCTTCTGCTTGCCACAGGAAAAGTGGATATTGACTCTAAGGATTCGAATAGCCGGATACCACTATTCTGGGCAGCAAAGAATGGCCATAGGACAGTGGTGGAGCTTCTAATTGGCACAGAAAAAGTGGATATCGACAGTAGGGATTCATGGGGTTTGGCACTACTATACTTAGCGGCAAACAATGGCGATGAGGCAGTGGTGGAGCTTCTTCTCGCCACAGGAAAAGTGGACATTGACGCTAGAGATTCAGATGGCCAAACACCCCTATCCTGTGCTGCAAGGAATGGCCACGAGGCAGTGgtaaagcttcttcaagaatttcACCAGCTAGCTTTATGA
- a CDS encoding uncharacterized protein (predicted protein), with protein MQLKQLVLPALALSGSALGSPTPAKRADEKVGYLSVYWTTDDESVYFALSDNDDPLGFAAINGGKAVVSPTLGTKAVRDTSIIAGQGNNAGKYWIIGTDLNIDDMPFGIPNKVSIRTLTEDQWTKLILLEQYFVHWASKFYSPDDTDHTGNATTGNVLRYAYTSDFKTFTEPKDYIVGTTDVIDLCILQLDSNTLLRSNVNSSSSDGLPVEISTNGLLGDWSVLGNVADSTSYEAPYFFADNAGGGKGYMMADLVGSSPGISGWTTDDLSKGVFTKDTSHDLTFMRHDSVLGVTQSQYDALKAM; from the exons ATGCAACTCAAACAACTCGTCCTCCCCGCCCTTGCCCTAAGCGGCTCGGCCTTAGGGTCTCCGACGCCCGCCAAAAGAGCCGATGAAAAGGTCGGCTATCTCTCTGTCTACTGGACAACGGACGACGAGAGTGTCTACTTTGCATTAAGCGACAATGATGACCCGCTTGGATTTGCCGCAATTAATGGTGGTAAAGCCGTTGTTTCCCCAACTCTGGGTACCAAGGCTGTTCGCGACACGAGTATTATTGCGGGACAGGGCAATAATGCTGGGAAATATTGGATTATTGGAACGGACCTCAATATCGACGAT ATGCCATTTGGGATCCCGAACAAGGTTAGTATTCGTACTCTAACTGAAGATCAATGGACGAAGCTAATTCTCCTAGAACAATACTTCGTTCACTGGGCCTCAAAATTC TACTCTCCCGACGACACAGACCACACAGGCAACGCAACCACAGGCAACGTCCTGCGCTACGCATACACCAGCGACTTTAAGACCTTCACCGAACCCAAAGACTATATCGTGGGAACTACCGACGTGATCGACCTTTGCATCCTGCAGCTCGATAGCAACACTCTTTTGCGGTCAAATGTCAACAGCAGTAGTTCTGATGGTTTGCCTGTGGAGATCAGCACCAACGGCCTTCTCGGTGACTGGTCTGTTCTTGGCAATGTCGCCGACAGCACCAGCTATGAAGCTCCCTATTTCTTTGCCGATAATGCCGGTGGTGGTAAGGGATACATGATGGCCGATCTTGTCGGTAGCTCTCCCGGTATTTCTGGTTGGACGACGGACGATCTGAGCAAGGGTGTCTTTACTAAGGATACGTCTCATGATTTGACTTTTATGAGACATGATTCCGTGCTTGGTGTTACTCAAAGCCAGTATGATGCGCTGAAGGCGATGTAA
- a CDS encoding uncharacterized protein (predicted protein): protein MTSTLTPLKQPIALRTEYITSHPTTIRVKQHSNSWSGGNFTITKCPTDESPLAEKLFTVDGDFKSMSQRRYIQDASGLPLFEIAHKRLGVTWFVHLPGGKENTSSSPIATIVPQWHALKDKFDVYLNNAAAGGEETILEVRGQDIFKSKTHVYYKGALVTVIKLKDMVSVYIPGKGPTWELEVGEGMDLSLAIKEPHRSLLGQIQILDWEVVGRS from the exons ATGACATCCACTCTCACCCCCCTCAAACAACCCATCGCTCTGCGGACAGAATACATCACCTCACACCCAACCACCATCCGAGTCAAACAGCACAGCAACAGCTGGTCCGGAGGCAACTTCACAATCACAAAATGTCCGACCGACGAGTCTCCCCTCGCGGAAAAGCTCTTCACAGTCGACGGGGACTTCAAATCAATGAGTCAGCGACGATACATCCAAGATGCCTCCGGTCTACCTCTTTTTGAAATCGCCCACAAAAGGCTCGGCGTAACATGGTTTGTTCATCTGCCTGGTGGCAAGGAGAATACGAGCTCCTCTCCCATTGCCACGATCGTGCCTCAATGGCATGCCCTCAAGGATAAGTTTGATGTCTATTTGAATAATGCTGCGGCGGGTGGAGAAGAGACGATTCTGGAGGTGCGGGGTCAAGATATCTTTAAATCGAAGACGCATGTTTATTATAAGGGTGCCCTTGTTACGGTGATTAAGTTGAAAGATATGGTCTCGGTTTATATTCCTGGGAAAGGGCCTACTTGggagttggaggttggggagGGGATGGACCTTTCTTTG GCTATAAAGGAACCGCACCGAAGTCTTCTGGGTCAGATCCAGATCCTGGATTGGGAAGTAGTGGGAAGGAGTTAG
- a CDS encoding uncharacterized protein (nucleoside phosphorylase), whose amino-acid sequence MSTGASFKLSGEGHPYILKLGVLLWELLIGKKITINPEDEEDEDGVDSNLSLFNALNREEINSREICVEKPILDVIANCLNIYPQTQLDERMVRSVVYWNIVKPLQNYLDSLYTTRARASTLHRKRPANDMTSNESMMKSEDFGSPACRQGGLLALEPRTKRVKEDDPGPQWRKQERRCENCGCLLTPESYAIGIVCALHKELLAVRILFDCTHESIPVPSEDSNHYSFGRMGQHDIVAVCLPSGKYGTNSAANAIANMRRSFPAIRFCLLVGIGAGVPTEQNDLRLGDVVVSHPTGTHPGVIQYDLGKQGEDGVFHPTGSLQRPPRFLLTAISHLISNPDLSPAPLQGYVDQIIATRPDYKRPDEEKDTIFDTGTVHITRNGIREHHYADGEQQSNVSRRATHPHIHYGLIASGNRVMKSASARDHLASVYNILCFEMEAAGVMNICPCLVIRGICDYADCHKNDLWQNYASATAAAYAKLLLTVVRP is encoded by the coding sequence ATGTCCACTGGAGCCTCATTCAAGCTTTCGGGAGAAGGACATCCTTATATTTTGAAACTTGGTGTATTGTTGTGGGAGCTATTAATCGGGAAGAAAATTACCATTAAccctgaagatgaagaggatgaggatggtgtGGACTCaaacctctctctcttcaatGCACTGAACCGTGAAGAAATTAACTCACGCGAAATATGCGTTGAAAAGCCTATTCTGGATGTGATCGCCAATTGCCTGAACATCTATCCCCAGACTCAACTAGACGAGCGCATGGTTCGCAGTGTTGTGTACTGGAACATTGTGAAACCTTTGCAGAACTACCTGGACTCCCTCTACACTACAAGAGCGCGAGCTTCTACCCTTCACCGCAAACGACCAGCCAATGATATGACTTCGAATGAATCTATGATGAAGTCCGAGGACTTTGGGTCACCGGCATGCAGACAAGGAGGACTTTTGGCGTTGGAACCCCGGACAAAAAGGGTCAAGGAAGACGATCCTGGCCCGCAATGGAGAAAGCAGGAAAGGAGATGTGAGAATTGCGGATGTCTATTGACTCCAGAGAGCTACGCCATCGGGATAGTTTGTGCCTTGCACAAAGAGCTCCTGGCCGTGCGTATCCTGTTCGATTGCACGCATGAGAGCATCCCGGTTCCATCCGAGGACTCCAATCATTATTCATTTGGCCGTATGGGTCAGCACGATATTGTTGCAGTCTGCTTGCCCTCAGGGAAGTATGGCACCAATTCTGCCGCAAATGCAATTGCCAATATGCGTCGCAGCTTTCCTGCCATCCGATTTTGTCTGCTGGTGGGTATAGGGGCAGGTGTACCCACAGAACAGAATGATCTACGACTCGGGGATGTGGTAGTGAGCCATCCCACAGGAACTCATCCGGGGGTCATACAATACGATCTCGGAAAGCAGGGAGAGGACGGGGTATTCCATCCAACGGGCTCCCTGCAAAGGCCTCCGCGATTTCTCCTTACTGCGATAAGCCACTTGATCTCAAACCCCGATTTATCTCCAGCACCGCTTCAAGGATACGTCGACCAGATCATTGCCACCCGACCAGATTATAAACGCCCCGACGAGGAAAAAGATACTATATTCGACACTGGGACTGTACACATTACTCGCAATGGTATTCGTGAGCATCACTATGCTGATGGTGAACAGCAATCAAACGTGTCTCGAAGAGCCACTCATCCACATATCCATTACGGGCTAATTGCGTCAGGAAATCGGGTGATGAAGAGTGCTTCCGCGAGAGACCACCTCGCTTCTGTGTATaatattctttgctttgagaTGGAGGCCGCCGGTGTCATGAATATATGCCCTTGTCTCGTAATCCGTGGCATTTGCGACTACGCCGACTGCCACAAGAATGACCTGTGGCAGAACTACGCCTCGGCCACTGCAGCTGCATATgcaaagcttcttctcaCAGTCGTGCGACCTTAG